Proteins encoded within one genomic window of Haematospirillum jordaniae:
- a CDS encoding Re/Si-specific NAD(P)(+) transhydrogenase subunit alpha codes for MKIAIPKERRDGELRVAATPETVKKLIGLGYRVSVETGAGLHSSVADAQYAEAGAEIGADAASTLSDADIVLKVSRPMMAGDGFDEIALLPRGSRLFCHLNALSEPALVKALAERGVDAFAMELMPRITRAQSMDILSSQNNLAGYRAVIDAAAEYGRAFPMMMTAAGTVAPARVLVFGAGVAGLQAVATAKRLGAIVHATDVRPATREQVESLGGKFVVVDEAMEKEAETAGGYAKEMPPEYFERQKKVVGDFLRKADIAITTALVPGRKAPVLISADQVRDMKPGSVIVDLAAEQGGNCALTVPGQTVLHNGVKIVGNRDVSSRLAGDSSALFSRNLFNFIQFLTDREAKKLEINPDEALVKGTCVTRNGAVVHPQMTAV; via the coding sequence ATGAAAATTGCCATACCGAAGGAGCGGCGTGACGGAGAACTCCGGGTGGCGGCTACTCCGGAAACTGTGAAAAAGCTGATCGGTCTTGGATACAGGGTTTCTGTTGAAACGGGCGCTGGGCTCCATTCTTCTGTTGCAGATGCCCAGTATGCCGAGGCTGGTGCTGAAATTGGTGCCGATGCGGCCTCCACGCTTTCTGACGCTGATATTGTCTTGAAAGTCTCGCGCCCGATGATGGCTGGTGATGGGTTTGACGAGATTGCTCTTCTGCCAAGGGGTAGCCGCCTGTTTTGTCATCTGAATGCCCTGTCAGAGCCGGCTTTGGTCAAGGCGTTGGCTGAGCGTGGCGTTGATGCATTTGCAATGGAACTGATGCCCCGTATCACACGGGCGCAATCGATGGACATTCTGTCATCGCAAAACAATCTGGCTGGCTATCGGGCCGTGATTGACGCTGCGGCTGAATATGGCCGTGCTTTCCCGATGATGATGACGGCGGCAGGTACTGTGGCTCCGGCCCGTGTTCTGGTTTTTGGTGCTGGTGTCGCCGGTCTTCAGGCTGTTGCAACGGCGAAACGGCTTGGGGCAATTGTCCATGCTACCGATGTACGCCCAGCCACGCGTGAGCAGGTTGAGTCTTTGGGTGGCAAGTTCGTTGTCGTTGATGAAGCAATGGAAAAAGAAGCGGAGACAGCCGGAGGCTATGCCAAGGAAATGCCGCCGGAATATTTTGAGCGCCAGAAGAAAGTTGTCGGCGATTTCCTGCGCAAGGCGGACATTGCGATTACTACTGCCTTGGTTCCCGGGCGCAAGGCACCTGTTCTCATCTCTGCGGATCAGGTAAGAGACATGAAGCCGGGTTCGGTCATTGTTGATCTGGCTGCGGAGCAGGGGGGTAACTGTGCTCTGACGGTGCCGGGTCAGACTGTTCTTCATAACGGGGTCAAGATTGTTGGCAATCGTGACGTTTCCAGTCGGCTCGCGGGTGATAGTTCTGCCCTTTTCTCGCGCAATCTGTTCAACTTCATTCAGTTTCTGACCGACCGCGAGGCGAAGAAACTGGAAATCAATCCGGATGAGGCCTTGGTCAAGGGGACATGTGTCACCCGCAACGGTGCTGTGGTGCACCCGCAGATGACCGCTGTTTGA
- a CDS encoding NAD(P) transhydrogenase subunit alpha has product MDTQSIQEAAKALSSSAADLAEKASLLAAQASSAAHSAAAGQGHDFWYLMIIFVLACFVGFYVVWSVTPALHSPLMGVTNAISSVIIVGALIAAGPLDMSASGVLGFFAVMLAAVNIFGGFIVTQRMLQMFRKKDK; this is encoded by the coding sequence ATGGATACCCAATCTATTCAGGAAGCAGCCAAGGCCTTATCCTCTTCGGCCGCTGATTTGGCTGAAAAAGCATCCCTGCTTGCTGCTCAGGCTTCTTCAGCTGCCCATTCGGCTGCAGCAGGGCAGGGTCATGATTTCTGGTACCTGATGATCATTTTTGTTCTGGCCTGTTTTGTTGGATTTTACGTGGTCTGGTCTGTGACGCCGGCCCTGCATTCTCCTTTGATGGGCGTTACCAATGCCATCAGTTCCGTCATTATCGTCGGGGCGTTGATTGCTGCGGGCCCTCTGGATATGTCTGCATCGGGTGTTCTGGGCTTCTTTGCGGTGATGCTGGCTGCTGTAAATATTTTTGGTGGGTTCATCGTGACGCAGAGAATGCTTCAGATGTTCCGTAAAAAGGATAAATAG
- a CDS encoding NAD(P)(+) transhydrogenase (Re/Si-specific) subunit beta produces the protein MNVTGLTMMAYGVAAICFILALRGLSSPVSARQGNQLGMAGMAIAVLTTLISPAVHSYGLIVLAIVIGGAVGTVVALKVKMTALPQLVAAFHSLVGMAAVLVATAALLSPESYGIGTVGHIQAGSLIEMSLGVVIGAITFSGSVIAFGKLQGLIAGKPLQFPMQHKLNALLGGALVFLIIVFALSESHSIFFLLMIMAFVLGFLLILPIGGADMPVVISMLNSYSGWAACGIGFTLGNALLIIAGALVGASGAILSYIMCKGMNRSIFNVILGGFGGEAAQGAAAGSGTDRAVKAGSADDAAFIMKNASKVIIVPGYGMAVAQAQHALREMADALKAEGVEVKYAIHPVAGRMPGHMNVLLAEANVPYDEVFELETINNDFQTADVAYVIGANDVTNPAAHTDPSSPIYGMPILDVEKARTVLFVKRSMASGYAGVENDLFFRDNTMMLFGDAKKVTEEVVSALN, from the coding sequence ATGAATGTGACAGGTTTGACCATGATGGCCTATGGGGTGGCGGCTATCTGCTTTATTTTGGCTTTGCGTGGGCTCTCCAGCCCGGTCAGTGCCCGGCAGGGAAATCAGCTGGGTATGGCCGGCATGGCGATTGCCGTGCTGACAACACTGATTTCTCCTGCAGTTCATAGTTATGGGCTGATTGTTCTAGCTATCGTCATTGGTGGTGCTGTAGGAACAGTAGTTGCCCTGAAAGTCAAGATGACGGCCTTGCCGCAGCTGGTTGCTGCCTTCCATTCCTTGGTTGGTATGGCAGCCGTTCTGGTTGCCACGGCGGCGCTCTTGTCGCCGGAGAGCTATGGGATCGGTACGGTTGGTCATATCCAGGCAGGATCACTGATCGAGATGAGCCTAGGGGTTGTGATCGGGGCTATAACGTTCTCCGGTTCTGTTATTGCCTTTGGCAAGCTTCAGGGGCTGATTGCCGGGAAGCCCCTACAGTTTCCGATGCAGCACAAGCTGAACGCTTTGCTGGGCGGAGCGCTTGTTTTCCTGATTATTGTGTTTGCCTTGTCTGAGAGCCACAGCATTTTTTTTCTGCTTATGATCATGGCTTTTGTCTTGGGCTTTTTGTTGATCCTGCCTATTGGTGGGGCTGATATGCCCGTTGTTATCTCTATGCTGAACTCCTACTCTGGGTGGGCTGCCTGTGGGATCGGATTTACCCTTGGCAATGCCTTGCTGATTATTGCCGGGGCTTTGGTGGGGGCTTCGGGGGCTATTCTGTCCTATATCATGTGCAAGGGCATGAACCGCTCTATCTTCAATGTTATCTTGGGTGGTTTTGGTGGTGAGGCTGCGCAAGGGGCTGCTGCCGGTTCCGGCACAGATCGTGCCGTCAAGGCGGGTTCGGCAGATGATGCGGCGTTTATCATGAAAAATGCTTCCAAGGTTATCATCGTTCCGGGCTATGGAATGGCGGTTGCCCAAGCCCAGCATGCCCTGCGTGAAATGGCCGATGCCTTGAAGGCAGAGGGGGTTGAGGTCAAGTATGCCATTCATCCTGTTGCGGGTCGTATGCCAGGGCATATGAATGTGCTGCTGGCCGAAGCCAATGTCCCCTACGATGAAGTATTTGAGCTGGAGACCATTAATAATGATTTCCAGACAGCCGATGTTGCCTATGTGATTGGTGCTAATGATGTTACCAATCCAGCGGCGCATACGGATCCATCCAGCCCGATCTATGGCATGCCTATTCTAGATGTGGAGAAAGCGCGGACCGTTCTGTTCGTCAAGCGCTCCATGGCTTCGGGTTATGCCGGGGTCGAGAACGATCTCTTCTTCCGCGATAACACGATGATGCTTTTTGGTGATGCCAAAAAGGTAACAGAAGAGGTTGTCAGCGCGCTGAACTAA
- a CDS encoding hotdog fold thioesterase, with translation MLGIVVEAVSPGSARLSMTVRQDMVNGHGILHGGLCFTLADTCLAHACHSRNIRAVTHSCTITYTAPGQLGDELIAEGQEIWTKERNGMVDVTVSRRSDGAVIALLRGHVRCIGGVVTEQTP, from the coding sequence ATGCTCGGTATTGTTGTTGAGGCCGTAAGCCCGGGATCTGCACGGTTGAGCATGACCGTACGGCAGGACATGGTCAATGGCCACGGCATCCTCCACGGGGGCCTTTGCTTTACGCTGGCTGACACATGCCTTGCCCATGCATGTCACTCTAGGAATATCCGCGCTGTAACGCATTCGTGCACAATAACCTACACGGCGCCAGGACAACTAGGTGACGAGCTGATTGCTGAAGGACAGGAAATCTGGACAAAGGAACGGAACGGTATGGTCGATGTGACAGTCTCCCGGCGGAGTGACGGTGCTGTGATTGCGCTTCTTCGGGGACACGTGCGGTGTATAGGCGGCGTTGTCACAGAGCAGACACCCTAG
- a CDS encoding undecaprenyl-diphosphate phosphatase — MDILVLAALLGIVEGLTEFLPISSTGHLVLLVDMLGFAAPPGKTFEVAIQIGAIMAVCVAYRARLWRAVRGLTQDATEQAFVRNLVIAFLPAMLVGAMAYPLIRQALDSPTVIACMLVAGGIAMLAIERRSITPTLTAIESMQAGTALRIGIFQCIAMIPGVSRSGATIMGALLVGVERRIAAEFSFFLAIPTMMGATTYSLYKNWNLLEIASLELLIIATAAAFVTALLVIRAALALIGRHGFSPFAWYRIVLGLAILGFLHSGL, encoded by the coding sequence ATGGACATTCTGGTCCTGGCGGCCCTTCTTGGTATTGTTGAGGGCCTGACAGAGTTTCTACCCATTTCATCAACCGGGCATCTGGTGTTGCTGGTGGATATGCTTGGCTTTGCCGCGCCCCCGGGCAAAACGTTCGAGGTCGCCATCCAGATCGGGGCCATCATGGCAGTCTGCGTTGCGTACCGTGCTCGCCTGTGGCGGGCTGTCAGGGGCTTGACGCAAGACGCTACGGAACAGGCGTTCGTACGTAATTTGGTAATTGCATTCTTACCCGCCATGCTGGTTGGGGCCATGGCCTACCCTCTGATCAGACAAGCACTGGACAGTCCCACAGTCATTGCCTGCATGCTTGTAGCAGGCGGCATCGCCATGCTAGCCATTGAACGACGCAGCATCACACCAACACTTACTGCTATTGAAAGCATGCAAGCTGGCACAGCGCTACGTATAGGGATCTTCCAATGCATCGCCATGATACCCGGTGTGTCTCGTTCCGGGGCAACGATCATGGGCGCTTTGCTTGTTGGTGTTGAACGCCGCATAGCTGCGGAGTTTTCTTTCTTCCTTGCCATTCCAACCATGATGGGCGCTACAACATATAGCCTTTACAAAAACTGGAACCTTCTTGAAATAGCTTCTCTGGAACTACTCATAATCGCAACGGCTGCAGCCTTTGTTACAGCTCTCCTCGTTATCAGGGCAGCACTGGCGCTGATCGGCCGGCACGGCTTCTCCCCGTTTGCTTGGTATCGCATTGTTCTTGGCCTAGCTATTTTAGGCTTCCTTCACTCTGGCCTTTAG
- a CDS encoding ATP-binding cassette domain-containing protein yields MALPPLLSLRNVRLGFGGLPLFDGVDMAVGRGDRICLVGRNGSGKSTLLKIIAGQVDPENGDVFVQPGIRLSWLPQEPDVSGFRSVYDYVAGGFEGDQDHALHRVTPLLDELGLYPDADPCLLSGGEKRRAAIARLLVCDPDIMLLDEPTNHLDLPTIQWLETKLRSCRSGFIVISHDRAFLNNLTNVTLWLDRGVVRRLDRGFSAFEEWAETILEQETVERAKFDKLIAKETEWLRQGVKARRTRNMGRVQRLYDMRQERAGMLDQAGRVAMGIESGALSGKLVIEAVDIAKTFSGRCVIKPLSVRVLRGDRIGIIGPNGAGKSTLLKILLGELAPDSGSVRLGTALSPVFLDQTRSLLDPEKTVWDTLADTGGDSINVRGTMRHVVGYMRDFLFSESQARSPVGSLSGGERNRLILAKALAAPSNLLVLDEPTNDLDMDTLDLLQDALSSYDGTLLLVSHDRDFLDRIVTSSLVFEGEGVIREYPGGYSDYERQRKRVDDTVPVTPTKKNVSPERLEVPRMLTKLSYAQARLLKELPKTIEQARKEIAALEAKLSCPNFYAVDPSAFSETVERLEAKKAFLEQAEEQWLELEILREDLESRGRRGA; encoded by the coding sequence GTGGCGCTTCCCCCCCTTCTTTCCCTTCGAAATGTCCGGCTTGGGTTCGGTGGCCTTCCCCTGTTTGATGGCGTTGACATGGCCGTTGGGCGTGGTGACCGTATCTGCTTGGTTGGGCGGAATGGGTCCGGAAAGTCGACGCTGCTGAAGATTATTGCCGGTCAGGTTGACCCTGAAAATGGCGATGTTTTTGTGCAGCCTGGTATCCGGCTGTCTTGGTTGCCTCAAGAGCCGGATGTGTCGGGGTTCCGTTCTGTATACGATTATGTTGCAGGTGGCTTTGAGGGGGATCAGGACCATGCCCTGCATCGGGTCACGCCTCTTCTAGATGAGCTTGGTCTGTACCCTGATGCTGACCCGTGCCTGCTCTCCGGTGGGGAGAAGCGTCGGGCTGCCATTGCCCGTCTTCTGGTTTGTGATCCAGACATTATGCTGTTGGATGAGCCCACCAACCATCTGGATCTCCCCACCATTCAATGGCTGGAAACGAAGCTGCGCTCCTGTCGCAGTGGCTTCATTGTCATTTCGCATGATCGCGCTTTTCTGAATAATCTGACAAATGTTACGCTATGGCTTGATCGTGGTGTTGTTCGGCGACTGGACAGGGGTTTTTCTGCGTTTGAGGAATGGGCCGAAACCATTCTGGAGCAGGAAACCGTTGAGAGGGCTAAGTTTGACAAGCTGATTGCCAAGGAAACGGAGTGGCTGCGCCAAGGCGTTAAAGCCAGAAGAACGCGGAATATGGGGCGTGTGCAGCGTCTTTACGATATGCGTCAGGAACGCGCCGGTATGCTTGACCAAGCTGGGCGTGTGGCGATGGGAATTGAGAGCGGTGCTCTCTCTGGGAAGTTGGTGATCGAGGCTGTTGATATAGCAAAGACCTTCTCGGGGCGGTGCGTCATCAAGCCGCTTTCGGTGCGTGTCTTGCGTGGGGACCGGATTGGTATTATCGGGCCGAACGGGGCCGGAAAGTCGACCCTGTTGAAAATACTTCTCGGCGAGCTTGCTCCGGATTCCGGCTCTGTCCGGTTAGGGACCGCTTTGTCTCCGGTTTTCCTTGATCAAACACGAAGCCTACTCGACCCTGAAAAGACGGTGTGGGATACGTTGGCGGATACCGGTGGTGATTCTATCAATGTTCGTGGAACCATGCGTCATGTTGTCGGCTATATGCGCGATTTTCTGTTCAGTGAGAGCCAGGCACGCAGTCCGGTTGGCAGCTTGTCAGGGGGGGAGCGTAACAGGCTGATTCTGGCCAAGGCACTGGCGGCTCCGTCCAACTTGCTGGTTCTTGACGAGCCAACAAATGACTTGGATATGGATACACTGGATCTGCTGCAGGATGCGCTGTCATCCTATGACGGAACGCTGTTGTTGGTCAGCCATGACCGTGACTTTCTCGATCGTATTGTAACGTCCAGTCTTGTCTTCGAGGGGGAGGGTGTTATCCGTGAATACCCTGGCGGATACTCTGACTACGAACGCCAGAGAAAACGGGTTGATGATACGGTACCGGTTACACCTACGAAAAAGAATGTAAGCCCCGAGCGTTTAGAGGTACCGCGTATGCTGACAAAGTTGTCATACGCCCAAGCCCGGCTTTTGAAAGAGCTTCCAAAGACTATAGAACAAGCACGGAAAGAGATTGCGGCGCTGGAGGCAAAGCTGTCTTGCCCCAATTTCTATGCTGTCGATCCATCAGCCTTTTCAGAAACGGTCGAGCGTCTTGAGGCAAAGAAAGCATTTCTTGAACAAGCAGAGGAACAGTGGCTTGAGCTGGAAATTTTGAGGGAAGATCTGGAAAGCCGCGGGCGCAGGGGGGCCTGA
- a CDS encoding ABC transporter ATP-binding protein, translating to MIRCHNLCLTFNHGLPNQKKALDHLSLDIPEGEFVTVIGSNGAGKSTLLNTLAGDHLPDHGHITIDEHDVTTWPTHKRASLVARVFQDPVAGTCGDMTLEENLAIANGRGVSGTFSQALDQGLRDRFRESLCRLGLGLENRLTIPMESLSGGQRQSVSLLMATLRPSKILLLDEHTAALDPKTASMVMALSDRVIREHNLTALMVTHSMRYALDYGTRTIMLHEGRIVLDIAGDERHSMTIHDLLDMFAKVRGEELDNDKLLLE from the coding sequence ATGATACGCTGTCACAACCTGTGCCTGACATTTAACCACGGTCTTCCAAATCAGAAAAAGGCCTTAGATCACTTATCACTCGATATCCCTGAAGGAGAGTTTGTCACTGTCATTGGATCAAATGGCGCCGGAAAATCGACCCTTCTGAATACATTGGCCGGAGATCATCTTCCTGATCATGGCCACATAACTATTGATGAGCACGATGTCACAACGTGGCCTACACATAAACGCGCCAGCCTTGTGGCAAGAGTCTTCCAAGATCCAGTCGCCGGAACCTGTGGAGACATGACACTGGAAGAGAACCTAGCGATTGCCAACGGTCGCGGTGTTTCAGGAACATTCAGCCAGGCCTTGGACCAAGGCCTCAGGGATCGTTTCCGAGAATCGCTGTGTCGCCTTGGCCTAGGACTTGAAAACAGACTTACAATCCCAATGGAATCACTATCCGGTGGACAGCGTCAATCTGTCAGTTTGTTGATGGCCACCTTGCGTCCGTCAAAAATTCTGTTGCTGGATGAGCATACAGCAGCCTTGGATCCCAAAACGGCTTCCATGGTCATGGCATTATCGGATCGTGTCATCCGTGAACATAATCTGACGGCACTAATGGTTACACACTCCATGCGTTACGCACTGGACTATGGAACACGCACCATTATGCTACATGAAGGACGCATTGTTCTGGATATAGCTGGGGATGAACGGCACAGCATGACAATTCATGATCTTCTCGACATGTTTGCCAAAGTTCGCGGTGAAGAATTGGATAATGACAAACTCTTACTGGAATGA
- a CDS encoding ABC transporter permease, whose product MSLISFLGSVEIGLVYGLVALGVYLSFRVLNFPDLTVDGSFTLGAAVSAALIVQEVDPYLSCLFAISAGALAGSATAFLNIRFGILHLLASILVMTALYTINLRIMGRPNIALIMEPTVLDPLENLRIAPHWIKVMAAGSVAIGAAVCLARFLNSRIGIAVRAVGSNERMARANGISCSRKIYMGMAMSNGLVAMAGALFAQMNGFADSTMGLGTIIIGLAAVIIGENLFPSRVILASALACLVGSVLYRISIGIALHADFIGLTASDLNLITAILVGLALILPRLRRESAARRARMQQTSSAPGASL is encoded by the coding sequence ATGTCCTTGATATCATTTCTTGGATCCGTTGAGATCGGACTTGTATATGGCCTGGTTGCACTCGGCGTCTACTTGTCATTCAGGGTTCTTAACTTTCCTGATCTGACGGTTGATGGAAGCTTCACGCTGGGCGCTGCTGTTTCTGCGGCCCTGATTGTTCAGGAAGTTGATCCCTACCTTTCGTGCCTTTTTGCTATTTCTGCAGGCGCCTTGGCTGGCAGCGCAACCGCCTTTCTTAATATTCGCTTCGGTATCCTGCACCTTCTGGCCAGCATTCTGGTCATGACTGCATTGTATACTATCAACTTGAGAATTATGGGACGCCCGAATATTGCATTAATTATGGAGCCAACCGTCCTTGATCCCCTCGAGAATCTCAGGATTGCTCCGCATTGGATAAAAGTTATGGCCGCAGGTAGCGTGGCCATAGGAGCCGCGGTATGCCTTGCGCGCTTCCTGAACAGCCGAATTGGCATTGCCGTGCGCGCAGTCGGTAGCAACGAACGCATGGCGCGGGCAAATGGTATTTCATGCTCTCGCAAAATATACATGGGAATGGCCATGTCCAATGGATTGGTGGCAATGGCTGGCGCACTGTTTGCCCAAATGAATGGCTTTGCCGATTCAACAATGGGGCTTGGAACCATTATTATTGGCCTTGCCGCCGTTATTATTGGGGAGAACCTTTTTCCATCCAGAGTCATTCTTGCATCAGCTCTCGCTTGCCTAGTTGGATCCGTACTCTACCGTATTTCAATCGGGATTGCCCTGCATGCTGACTTCATTGGCCTTACAGCATCAGATCTTAACCTGATTACTGCTATATTGGTTGGCCTAGCGTTAATTCTTCCCCGGCTGAGAAGAGAGTCTGCTGCACGAAGAGCAAGGATGCAGCAAACGTCATCAGCTCCGGGCGCTTCGCTGTAA
- a CDS encoding ABC transporter substrate-binding protein, whose product MGRTLSACMIFSAIALCLTNDGWASEIKYVASTAIVEHPALNAIRDGLRDGLRNKGYDDSTLKFTFESAQGSPATAAQIARKLAGAGPDVIVPITTPSAQAVVASSNHIPVVFSAISDPVGANLVQDLDKPSATVTGIADIPDFGKSLAMVKAIVPSAQTIGIPHNPGEPNAVDALARIRAAANITGIKIIATTAHRSSDVQAAAQALVGKVDAIYIPLDNTVVSALESVLKVGIDNRIPVFATDTHSVERGSVAALGYDQYDIGLQTADIVDKILKGARVSDIPVAMPRLVQLYVNARAAEQMGVNIPQDVLKQAAHVVR is encoded by the coding sequence GTGGGACGCACTTTATCAGCTTGTATGATCTTCTCTGCCATTGCCTTGTGTTTGACCAACGACGGGTGGGCATCAGAGATCAAATACGTTGCAAGCACAGCCATTGTTGAACACCCTGCCTTGAATGCCATACGTGACGGTCTAAGAGATGGGCTTCGCAACAAGGGCTATGATGACAGCACACTGAAATTTACGTTCGAAAGCGCACAGGGAAGTCCGGCTACTGCGGCCCAAATTGCACGCAAGCTTGCCGGTGCAGGGCCTGATGTTATTGTCCCTATTACTACGCCATCAGCACAGGCTGTTGTTGCCTCCTCCAACCATATTCCTGTTGTATTCTCAGCCATATCGGACCCTGTGGGTGCCAACCTTGTCCAAGATCTTGATAAACCCAGCGCCACTGTAACAGGTATTGCTGATATCCCAGATTTTGGGAAAAGCTTGGCGATGGTCAAGGCCATCGTTCCTTCTGCGCAGACAATCGGCATACCCCATAATCCAGGCGAGCCCAATGCTGTTGATGCACTTGCAAGAATAAGGGCTGCAGCAAACATCACAGGAATCAAGATTATAGCTACGACAGCACACCGCTCCTCTGATGTGCAAGCAGCCGCACAGGCCCTTGTTGGGAAGGTGGACGCAATTTACATACCCCTCGACAATACTGTTGTCTCTGCCTTGGAGAGTGTTCTGAAAGTCGGAATTGACAATCGCATACCTGTTTTTGCAACCGATACCCACTCTGTCGAACGTGGATCAGTTGCAGCACTGGGGTACGATCAGTATGACATCGGCCTTCAAACGGCTGACATTGTTGATAAAATCCTTAAAGGGGCAAGGGTTTCGGACATTCCGGTTGCAATGCCCAGACTGGTGCAGCTCTATGTCAACGCAAGAGCAGCTGAACAAATGGGCGTTAATATCCCTCAGGATGTCCTGAAGCAGGCCGCCCATGTCGTACGTTAG
- a CDS encoding DedA family protein produces MIEELLREWGYLAILVVTFLEGESIVILAGAAAQQGIMNAELVALTALCGSFLGDQFYYTIGRYYGTPLLDRRPSLRGKTEWAFRLVRKHETLFILSFRFIYGVRNVSPFVIAMAGVPRIRFMCLNFIAASIWAMAFTSIGYFSSKALERFFGEHQMKVLIGVAAVALVFGVYSFLRGLINKKKAQASTDAIEEPELTETDGSNTPRTG; encoded by the coding sequence GTGATAGAGGAGTTACTGAGGGAATGGGGGTATCTGGCCATTCTTGTTGTGACCTTTCTGGAAGGTGAGAGCATTGTTATTCTTGCCGGTGCAGCAGCCCAACAAGGAATCATGAATGCGGAGCTGGTTGCACTGACCGCCTTGTGCGGTAGTTTCCTCGGAGATCAGTTCTACTATACGATAGGCCGTTATTACGGCACGCCACTCTTGGACCGGCGACCATCACTGCGGGGCAAGACAGAATGGGCTTTCCGGCTTGTACGCAAACATGAAACTCTTTTCATTCTCAGCTTTCGTTTCATCTATGGCGTCAGAAATGTCAGTCCGTTTGTGATTGCCATGGCCGGTGTCCCGCGCATCCGCTTCATGTGCCTGAACTTCATTGCCGCATCGATATGGGCCATGGCCTTCACGTCGATTGGTTATTTCTCCAGCAAGGCTCTTGAACGGTTCTTTGGGGAACACCAGATGAAGGTTCTGATCGGTGTGGCAGCGGTTGCTCTTGTCTTTGGCGTTTATTCATTTCTGCGTGGCTTGATCAATAAGAAGAAAGCTCAGGCTTCGACAGATGCAATCGAAGAGCCGGAACTGACAGAGACAGACGGCTCCAACACACCACGGACTGGGTGA
- a CDS encoding 5-(carboxyamino)imidazole ribonucleotide synthase: MPLTPSTTARERDNTPPVPPGSVIGILGGGQLGRMLSLAAARMGYACHIYTPDHDSPASTVSAKTTVAPWDSRDHLAAFADQVDVITLEFENIPLDCLDFLSQRTRVHPSRPVLETAQDRIKEKTFFSAFAQTAPWAPVFSDNDLMHAAEVTGTPAILKTNRLGYDGKGQIRVETQAELAKAWDTLKTDCAILEGFVAFRGEASILIARGRNGETASWDLAWNEHRNHILDTSSVPAPVSEIVTAEALRIAHEAAKRLDLTGLLALEFFVTHDDRILVNEMAPRPHNSGHWTMDGSYTDQFEQAIRAVCGLPLGDTRRRCAVTMKNVLGHDVTNWPMILENPLARLHLYGKASPRPGRKMGHINFLEG, from the coding sequence ATGCCCCTCACACCATCGACCACGGCAAGAGAAAGAGATAACACCCCTCCCGTTCCTCCCGGCTCTGTCATTGGTATTCTTGGAGGTGGTCAATTGGGGCGTATGCTGTCTCTGGCAGCGGCCCGTATGGGGTATGCGTGCCATATCTATACACCGGATCATGACAGCCCGGCTTCGACGGTCAGTGCTAAGACCACGGTTGCTCCGTGGGACAGCCGGGATCACTTGGCCGCATTTGCGGACCAAGTTGATGTCATTACCCTAGAGTTTGAAAATATACCCCTTGATTGCCTTGACTTTTTGTCGCAGCGCACACGGGTCCATCCTAGCCGCCCTGTCTTGGAAACGGCACAGGACAGAATAAAGGAGAAGACATTCTTCTCCGCTTTTGCCCAAACCGCGCCGTGGGCACCTGTCTTTTCTGACAATGATCTGATGCATGCCGCTGAGGTCACGGGAACCCCGGCTATCCTTAAAACCAACCGCCTTGGTTACGATGGCAAAGGACAGATTCGGGTCGAAACGCAGGCTGAGCTTGCCAAAGCTTGGGATACCTTGAAAACAGACTGTGCCATTCTTGAAGGCTTTGTTGCATTCAGGGGAGAGGCATCCATCCTGATTGCACGGGGAAGGAATGGGGAAACTGCCTCTTGGGATCTTGCTTGGAACGAGCACCGCAACCACATTCTCGATACGTCTTCGGTACCCGCGCCCGTGTCTGAGATCGTTACCGCCGAAGCCCTGCGCATTGCACATGAAGCCGCAAAGAGATTGGATCTAACAGGCTTACTGGCTCTTGAGTTTTTTGTAACCCATGACGACAGAATTCTGGTCAATGAAATGGCGCCCCGCCCCCATAACTCCGGACACTGGACTATGGACGGCAGCTACACGGACCAGTTTGAGCAGGCCATACGTGCCGTATGCGGTCTCCCCTTGGGAGATACGCGCAGACGCTGCGCCGTTACGATGAAGAATGTGCTTGGCCACGATGTGACCAACTGGCCGATGATTCTTGAAAACCCCCTCGCCCGCCTCCACCTTTATGGAAAGGCGTCGCCACGTCCCGGTCGCAAGATGGGACACATCAATTTTCTGGAAGGATGA